ACAAGGAATATTTCCCAAGCTCGAACGTGTCTTCGCAAAAGAAGATGCCAGTAAATCTCTTGACTGTGGTGCTGCCTCCAAAAAAATGGTACGAAGCAAAGAATCAAAGGTGACCAATATGGAAAACATCGAAAAACCAGTGGTATCAAATTTTATCCGCACGATTATAGACCGCGATCTCGAAAGCGGAAAACACAGCAAAATCGTAACTCGCTTCCCGCCGGAGCCGAATGGCTATCTGCACATCGGACACGCCAAATCCATCTGCCTGAATTTTGGCTTGGCGCGAGATTACGGCGGCATTTGCCATCTGCGTTTTGATGACACCAACCCCATCAAGGAAGATATAGAATACGTGGATTCCATCATGGAAGACGTGCGCTGGCTCGGTTTTGATTGGGCAGACAAGCTTTTTTATGCTTCGGATTATTTTGATCAGCTCTATGAATATGCTGAGATGTTGATCCACAAAGGTTTGGCGTTTGTTTGCGACCTTTGTCAGGAAGAAATCCGCGAATACCGCGGCACCCTCACCGTTCCTGGAAAAAACAGCCCCTGGCGTGAGCGCAGCATCGAGGAAAACCTCGATCTTTTCCGCAGGATGCGGGATGGCGAATTCGAGGAAGGTGAAAAATCCCTGCGTGCCAAGATTGACATGGCTTCTCCAAACCTGAACATGCGTGATCCCGTGATTTACCGCATCAAAAAAGCCGAACACCACCGCACCGGAACAAAATGGGTCATCTACCCCATGTACGACTACACCCACAGCCTTTCAGACTCCATTGAAGGCATCACCCACTCTCTTTGCACCCTGGAATTTGAAGACCACAGACCGCTGTACGAATGGTTTTTACAAAACCTGCCGGTTCATTCTTTTCCTCAACAGATTGAATTTGCCCGCTTGAACCTCAGCTACACCGTGATGAGCAAAAGGCTGCTCTTGGAATTGGTGAAAACCAATGTGGTAAAAGGCTGGGACGACCCCCGCATGCCAACCATTGCAGGAATGAGGCGCAGGGGTTTTCCACCCGCCGCCATCAGAGATTTTGCCGACCGCATCGGAGTGGCGAAAGCCAGTTCCATGGTGGATTTTGAGCTTCTGCAGTTCTGCGTTCGAGAAGAATTGAACCAAACCGCGAAGCGCGTGATGGGGGTTTTGGATCCGATTCCGCTCATCATCGAAAACTATCCTGACGACAGCTTTGAAGAGCTGGAAGCGATAAATAATCCCGAGGATTCCAGCGCCGGAACGCGCATGATTCCATTTGGCAAGGAACTCTATATTGAAAGGGAAGATTTCGTGGAAGACCCTCCCAAGGGCTGGTTCCGTCTTTCTCCGGGCGCTGAAGTGCGTCTAAAACACGCCTATTACGTAATTTGCAAGGAAGCCATAAAAGATGAGGATGGCAATATCATTAAAATAATCTGCAGCTATGACCCCGCTTCCAGAGGCGGCTCCACTCCAGACAAAAGAAAAGTGCGGGGCACCATCCATTGGGTCAGCGCAGCCCACGCGATTGATGCTGAAGTGCGGCTTTACGAACAGCTTTTCACCCTGGCGGACATGAACGAAATGGAAGAAGGTAAAAGCCCTGAAGACTACCTGAACCCTGAATCTCTGAAAGTGCTAACAGGCTGTAAAATGGAGCCTTCGCTCGCCTCAGCGGAAAAAGGAGAACGCTTCCAGTTGCTGCGCCAAGGCTATTTTTGCGTGGATTTGGACAGCAGTCCCCAAAAACCTGTTTTCAACCGCATCGTGACCCTCAAAGACGGCTGGGCGAGACAGCAGCGTAAACAATAAAAAACAACCGCGGAATCACTTCTGCTCAGGCTTTCTCGGCTCTTCTTCCTGCGGTTTATCCTCAGTCTTGGGTTCCTCGTCGTTAATAGAATAGAGCGCGAACCCGCCCAAGACGCTGAAAAGCATGGCGATATCAATAATCGTACTGCCAAAAATTATTCCCCCAAACGAAGCGGCAATAATGATGGCGCCCATTAATTTCCGTTTTGTGGAAAAAGAGATGTAGGCCAAAACCGCAATCATGACGGCAAGTACCGCCGCCACAACCAAAAACTCTCCACCCGCGGAAAATTCATGGTTCCAAACAGCTTTGAAAGTGGGGGAGACCATTGCCGCTACCGCCACAATCAAAACAATTCCCGCGCCAATCATGGCCAAAACGCTTCCCATAAATTTCATTTGTTTACTCCTGTTTGATTTTCCCAGACAACATAGTTTACCTTCTTGTCATGTCAACACAATTTTCCATCCACAAGCTTTTTAAAAAAAAGTGTGGACAGATAAGTACTGTTTTTCCAAATGGCTCCGGGAGGTAAAAATGACCTACAAAGTGATCATGATCAAGATCGACAGTCGTATCAGTGATGCGGCAAAAGTGCAGAGCATCCTCACAGAATATGGATGCAACATCAAGGTTCGCCTTGGTTTGCATGAGGTTTCCAAAGAACTCTGTGCCAATGATGGCCTCATTCTTTTGGAAATGGACGGTGACAAAAGGCGTTTGAACTCCATCGTTAAAAAACTTAACGCGGTGGAATTTGTAACAGCCCAGCTCGTCGAAATGTAAGCCACTTTTTTGGCTTTGGCGCCAGGCTGGAATGTCCTCAATTTGAGGCACGAATCGGCTTGGCGCCATTTCTATTATTTGAAATATGCCGTTTCAGGGCAGCAGCTTTGATTTTGTGGCATCAATATAATGGGAAAGATTTTCATCCATTTTCTTGAGGTCTTCCAGGGTGTGCCGTTTTATCTCAACTTGTGTGGGAGCCTCGCTTTCCACCAATTCGATGTTCAGACGCGGACTGGGCTGAAAAAGCTCATCCAGAATCTTTTGGAATTGATCCTTGAAACCCAGCAGACTACTGTGGTATGTACCTCCAGAAACTTTAAGGTTCAGCTTGTTTGAGTTTTTGATTTCGGCTTTGGTCTGCCCGAGGGCGATGGAAGCGGCACCGCTTTCACGTTTCACCCGGGCAACGATGCGTTCCCAGTTTTGGTCCAGATTTTCCTGGTTGAATTCCATCCGACGCGAAACAGGCGGTTCCGCGGCTTGCGCTTTTGGAGGCGGAACACTTGTCGTGGTCGGGCGTGGAGCCGGTTTTGGCGAAGCTGTGGGCGCGGGTCGAACCGCTTGCGGCTGAGGTAAATTCTGCGAACCAAGCTGTAAAACCAGATTTGCCACATCTTCCATTTCATCCAGCCGACACATCTTGAGCATCACCAGCTCAAAAATCAGAAATGGATTTCCGCTGCTTTTGATTTCGCTCCTCGCTTCCATCAGCATGCTGAGCATATACAAAAGGTTTTCCTGGCTGAAAAGAGCGGCAACATCATCGTAAAGAGGAAATTCCTCGGGGGTGATTTCGCTGGGCGAGCTTCCCACCTTGCGCAAAATCACAATCCGGATGAATTCCATCAAATTGTTGATGAATTCCTGCAAATCCGCCCCTTGCTCAAAAATCCGCTGAAGATTTTCCAAAAGCGCGGGCGCGTCTCCGGCTTCCACCAGATGCATCAAATCCCCAAAAACCTGCGTGGGAATGAGTCCGAATATGGGTCTCACCTTATCGATAGTCACTTCGTCCTGGCAATATGAAAGCACCTGGTCGGTCAATGAAAGCGCGTCGCGCAGGCTGCCATCAGCTTTTCTGGCAATGAGATGCAGGGATTCCGCGTCGATGCTAATGTTTTCTTCCTTCATCAGTTCCTTCAGCCTTTTCACGATGGAATCGATGGGAATGCGTTTAAAATCATAGCGCTGACATCTGGAAATGATGGTGGGTGGAACCTTGAACGGTTCGGTGGTCGCGAAAATGAACAACACGTTTTCCGGCGGCTCTTCCAGCGTTTTAAGCAGCGCGTTGAAGGCGCTTTTTGAAAGCATGTGAACTTCGTCGATGATATATATTTTCCAAGGCGATTGGCTGGGCGCGTAAAGAAGCTCACGCTGAAGCTCGCGGATATCGTCCACACCTGTGTTTGAGGCACCGTCAATCTCAATCACGTCGTTCGAGGTTCCGGAAGTGATTTCCAAGCAGTTGTGACATATATTGCAAGGCGTTACGGTTGGTCCTTCCACGCAGTTCAGGTTTTTGGCAAATATCCTCGCCATCGAGGTTTTTCCCACCCCGCGCGGTCCTGTGAAAAGATAGGCATGCGCGATGCGGTTTCCGATAATGGCGTTATGCAGGATCTGTGTGATATGATCCTGCGCGTAAACCTCCGCGAAAGTCTGCGGACGGTATTTTCTGGCAAGTACAATGTAGCTCATCTGTTCTCCAAATCCATTCTTTTTGAATCCCCTTTTTCAGGCAAGCATTTTCTACTGGACAAATTATCCCTCTGTTTTAATCGGGATTTACCCCGGCTTGTTCCGGGTCTCTCAAAAAAAAATCAAGAGCAGTGGAGGTAAAAGATGAAACTACAAGGAAAAGTGGTGATTGCCCAGGGTGGTGGCCCCACCGCTGTCATCAATCAATCTTTGGCGGGCGTTGTGTTGGAAGCCCGCAAATTTGCCCAGGTTGACCGGATTTACGGCGCCCAATATGGCGTGCAAGGCATTGTGAATGAGGATTTTGTGGATTTAAGCCAGGAAACCGTTCAAAACTTGGAAAAAGTGGCGCAAAGCCCTTCCGCGGCCCTGTTTTCGACCCGTGATAAACCGGACGAAAAATATTGCAAAGAGATTTTCAAGGCGCTCAAAGCCCATGATGTGCGCTATTTTTTCTATGTCGGTGGAAATGACTCCGCGGACACCGTGCGCATTGTAAATGAAGAGGC
The Candidatus Cloacimonadota bacterium genome window above contains:
- a CDS encoding glutamine--tRNA ligase/YqeY domain fusion protein codes for the protein MENIEKPVVSNFIRTIIDRDLESGKHSKIVTRFPPEPNGYLHIGHAKSICLNFGLARDYGGICHLRFDDTNPIKEDIEYVDSIMEDVRWLGFDWADKLFYASDYFDQLYEYAEMLIHKGLAFVCDLCQEEIREYRGTLTVPGKNSPWRERSIEENLDLFRRMRDGEFEEGEKSLRAKIDMASPNLNMRDPVIYRIKKAEHHRTGTKWVIYPMYDYTHSLSDSIEGITHSLCTLEFEDHRPLYEWFLQNLPVHSFPQQIEFARLNLSYTVMSKRLLLELVKTNVVKGWDDPRMPTIAGMRRRGFPPAAIRDFADRIGVAKASSMVDFELLQFCVREELNQTAKRVMGVLDPIPLIIENYPDDSFEELEAINNPEDSSAGTRMIPFGKELYIEREDFVEDPPKGWFRLSPGAEVRLKHAYYVICKEAIKDEDGNIIKIICSYDPASRGGSTPDKRKVRGTIHWVSAAHAIDAEVRLYEQLFTLADMNEMEEGKSPEDYLNPESLKVLTGCKMEPSLASAEKGERFQLLRQGYFCVDLDSSPQKPVFNRIVTLKDGWARQQRKQ
- the dnaX gene encoding DNA polymerase III subunit gamma/tau; its protein translation is MSYIVLARKYRPQTFAEVYAQDHITQILHNAIIGNRIAHAYLFTGPRGVGKTSMARIFAKNLNCVEGPTVTPCNICHNCLEITSGTSNDVIEIDGASNTGVDDIRELQRELLYAPSQSPWKIYIIDEVHMLSKSAFNALLKTLEEPPENVLFIFATTEPFKVPPTIISRCQRYDFKRIPIDSIVKRLKELMKEENISIDAESLHLIARKADGSLRDALSLTDQVLSYCQDEVTIDKVRPIFGLIPTQVFGDLMHLVEAGDAPALLENLQRIFEQGADLQEFINNLMEFIRIVILRKVGSSPSEITPEEFPLYDDVAALFSQENLLYMLSMLMEARSEIKSSGNPFLIFELVMLKMCRLDEMEDVANLVLQLGSQNLPQPQAVRPAPTASPKPAPRPTTTSVPPPKAQAAEPPVSRRMEFNQENLDQNWERIVARVKRESGAASIALGQTKAEIKNSNKLNLKVSGGTYHSSLLGFKDQFQKILDELFQPSPRLNIELVESEAPTQVEIKRHTLEDLKKMDENLSHYIDATKSKLLP